The uncultured Bacteroides sp. DNA segment ATATTGTTCGCTTTCGTAATGCCCGATCTCAGCAATCAGAATATCCGATTCACTGCCAAAATACTCATGGTATTTCATTTCTCCAGTAATAAAAACATCAGCATTGCACGCAATTGCATTTTTTAGGAGAAAAGCTCCTGAACCTCCGCAAAGAGCTATTTTCTGGATTTCACGCCCAGATAATTTGTTATGTTTCAAACACCCTACTTCAAATGTTTTCTTTATTCTTTTTAGAAAATTAAGCTCCGTCTCCGGACTATCCAACTCTCCCACTACACCCGCTCCAGATTGCCGCCAAACATTCATCAGTGGATAAAAATCATATGCCGGCTCTTCATAAGGATGTGCAACAATCAAAGCTTTAGTTACTTCTTCTTTTTTGAAAACAGGCAAAATTGTTTCTATTCGCACTTCTCCTTCATGATGCAACTGCCCAATAGCGCCACAAAATGGTGTTGCCCCCTCTTTAGCTCGAAAAGTTCCCTCGCCTTCAAGATTAAAGCTGCATGAGTCGTAATCACCTATGCAACCACATCCGGCAGAGAATAGCGCTTCACGTACAGCATCTGCTTGAACAAATGGTACAAAAGTGACGAGTTTCAGCAAACCATCTTCTTTTTCAGATAAGATACGTACATTTTTTAAGCCTATTTTCTCAGCTATTTTAAAGCTTACACCTCCCTGAACATTGTCCAAATTAGTATGAGCTGAATAGATCGCAATATCATTTTTTATAGCTTTCAGAATGCAGCGCTCTATATAATCTTTACCAGTTATAGACTTATAGCCTTTAAAGATAAGTGGATGATGAGATATTATGAGATTACACTCCAATGATATTGCTTCATCGAGTACAGCTTCGGTAACGTCCAGACACAACAAAGCCCCTGTTGCTTCCGCATCTGTCAGTCCTATTTGCATGCCGGCATTATCATATCCGTCTTGCAATGGCAGAGGCGCGAACCGTTCAAGGGCGCTTACTATTTCTTTAATTTTCATTGTTAATAGAAAATTTGAGGCAAAGATAATAAATTATCAGTAATAATTCACTCTATTACTACCTTTTTACTACATTTGATCTAGTAAATATCAAGATCCAGATTGTTATGAAGAAATTACCTTTGTTTTTTATCTACTTGAGTTTTTTTTTTCGCCTGCCAGCAAACGCCTAAAAGTGAGCATAATTTCGCTGACAAAATCGAAATAAAAGAAGAAGATGATACCATCAAAGCAACAGCTATTTTCTGGGTAGACAAAGTGCAGAGAAAGAAAAATGAACGATTACAAATTAAGACTATTAAAGCTAAGGTCTTTACTCACGAAAGCGGCAAAGTAAACGTATTGTCGTTTACCAAAGAACAGCCGGAAGATGTGCAACGATACTTGAAGTATCGTTTAGATTTCTTCAAAGTAACCAAAATCATGATCGACAGTGGTTACATTAAGACTGGTGAACAGTACGTGCAGTTGCGCTATATTCCTGAAAAAATGCACCTGTTTAATCCGTAATCTCCACTCGATTGCCATCTGGATCCAACACAACGCTTTCAAAGTATCCGTCTCCGGTAGTTCTTGGTTCTCCGGCAATGGTGTAACCCTCTTTGCGTAGCCTTTCAGTGAGTTCTATTACCCCTTCTTTACTTCCCAATGAAAAAGCAAAATGAGTAAGGCCAATGCAATCTTCATTTATCTTTGGTGTCGTGACATCTCTTCTATACATAATTTCCAAAGCACTGGTATCTCTATCAAAGCTGATAAAATAAGATTCGAAGCCTTTAGCAGAATTGACGTATTTGTCATTGCTTCTTCCTCCGAAATAGGTAACATAAAAATTTCTTTGCTTTTCCAATTGTTGTGTCCAGATAGCGATATGGCTGATATGCATATTTTATTTTTTAATAATACTATAATAGTGAAAATCCATAATGACTCCATTCTTTATCAAAGCACTTTTCAATACGGCCTCTTTTTCAAATCCGGCTTTTTCAAGTACTCTCATAGAAGCGGCATTAGAGCTAAATACCATTGCAAAGACTTTACTGAAAGAAAGTGTTTCAAAAGTGTATTGAACAAGTTGTTTCACGGCTTTGCTCATTATGTCATTTCCCCAATACTCCTCTCCTAGCCAATAGCCCAATTCGGCTGAGATTCTTTCAACATCGCTCCCCGGAACGAGTCCAATTCCTCCTACAGCCCTTCCGTCAATATCGATGGCAAATTCCACTTGCGGGCCAACCTTCTCGGTTACCATTAAAATATACTCTTGCGCATCTTTTTCCGTATAAGGATTAGGCAAAAGATCTCGCACATTGTTCCATATTCTAATATTGTCAATATGCCTGACCAGAGAAGGAACATCATCCAAGGTCCATGCTCTTAATTTAAACTCCATATCGCAGAAATCAGATAATATAATACATTTGCAAAAATAAATAAAATAGAAAAGAACACGTCATAATTCGTCATTATTATCCAAAAGATTTAGATCAAGTTATACAAATATATCTATATTTGCACGCATAAATATAGATAGTAGTAACCTTTTTATTAAATAAGAGAATGGGAATAATGGTTGGACTTCCCGGACCGGGAGGTTCCGGAACAGATTTACAATTGAATTTTGGCTTAAGGCTTAACGAACAAATAGAAATGAGAGCTCCTCACCTTCCTGCTGAATGGTATCCACAGAGCGGTATTCAACTCACTTGGCCGCACGCCGAAACCGATTGGGCTTATATGCTCGATGAAGTGCAAGAATGCTTTATCAAGATTGCTTGCGAGATTGCCAAACGAGAAAAGTTACTCATCGTTGCGCCTGAGCCGGAAGAGGTAAAAAGTCAGTTGTCGGGCACAGTCAATATGGATAATGTAATCTTCCTACAGAGTGAAACGAATGATACTTGGGCGAGAGACCATGGAGCTATCACCATGATAGACGGAAACTCTCCTGCCCTGCTCGACTTTACTTTTAACGGCTGGGGCTTGAAATTCGCTTCCGATCAAGACAATCTGATAACGCGCAGAGCTGTGAAAGCCGGTTTGCTAAGAGGACGTTATGAAAATCGTCTTAACTTTGTTCTCGAAGGTGGCTCCATAGAGAGCGACGGCATGGGAACCGTACTGACTACTTCCGAATGCCTGCTTTCTCCCAATCGCAACGGGCAGATGAATCAAGTGGAAATTGAAGAATATCTTCGATCTGTTTTTCATTTGCAACGTCTGCTTTGGCTTGATCATGGTTATCTGGCAGGTGATGATACTGACAGTCATATAGATACTCTTGCACGTTTTTGCTCTCCCGACACCATTGCTTACGTGCAGTGTACTGACACTACCGATGTTCATTACGAAGCTTTGAAAAAGATGGAAGAGCAACTCGAAGCATTCCGAACACTGAGCGGAGAGCCTTACCGATTACTAGCCTTGCCGATGGCCGATAAGATAGAAGTTGATGGTGAACGATTACCTGCTACTTATGCGAATTTCCTGATTCTGAATGGAGCCGTTCTTTATCCCACTTACGCACAGGCAGAAAATGACAAAAAAGCAATGGATGTTTTACAAGAGGCCTTTCCTAAGTATGAAATTGTGGGCGTAGATTGCCGAGCGTTGATTAAGCAACATGGTTCGCTGCATTGTGTCACCATGCAATATCCCATGGGAGTACTCTAAAAATCAACGCAGTAAACTGAAATAAATGACATGAAAAAGATAAAAATAGGACTAATTCAACAGTCTAATTCAGCTGATACTCGCACTAATGTAATAAATTTGGCGAAGAGTATTCAAGCTTGTGTTGCTCAGGGAGCTCAACTGATTGTACTACAGGAATTGCATAACTCGCTATATTTTTGCCAAACGGAAGATACGAATCTATTCGATTTAGCAGAAACCATCCCAGGTCCTTCTACCGTATTTTACGCTGAACTGGCTGCCGCAAATAAAGTGGTATTGGTCACTTCTCTGTTTGAAAAACGTGCACCGGGGTTATATCATAATACAGCTGTTGTATTCGATAGTGACGGCAGCATAGCCGGAAAGTATCGCAAAATGCATATTCCAGATGATCCGGCCTATTACGAGAAATTTTATTTTACCCCCGGAGACATTGGTTTTGAACCTATTCAAACTTCGCTTGGTAAACTGGGAGTATTGGTTTGCTGGGATCAATGGTATCCCGAAGC contains these protein-coding regions:
- a CDS encoding carbon-nitrogen hydrolase, which encodes MKKIKIGLIQQSNSADTRTNVINLAKSIQACVAQGAQLIVLQELHNSLYFCQTEDTNLFDLAETIPGPSTVFYAELAAANKVVLVTSLFEKRAPGLYHNTAVVFDSDGSIAGKYRKMHIPDDPAYYEKFYFTPGDIGFEPIQTSLGKLGVLVCWDQWYPEAARLMALKGAELLIYPTAIGWESTDAEEEKSRQLNAWIISQRAHAVANGLPVISVNRVGHEPDPSGQTNGIQFWGNSFVAGPQGEFLAQASNDTNENLIVEVDLERSENVRRWWPFLRDRRIDEYGGLTKRFLDS
- a CDS encoding VOC family protein, translating into MHISHIAIWTQQLEKQRNFYVTYFGGRSNDKYVNSAKGFESYFISFDRDTSALEIMYRRDVTTPKINEDCIGLTHFAFSLGSKEGVIELTERLRKEGYTIAGEPRTTGDGYFESVVLDPDGNRVEITD
- a CDS encoding DUF4891 domain-containing protein, whose amino-acid sequence is MQRKKNERLQIKTIKAKVFTHESGKVNVLSFTKEQPEDVQRYLKYRLDFFKVTKIMIDSGYIKTGEQYVQLRYIPEKMHLFNP
- a CDS encoding GNAT family protein, which produces MEFKLRAWTLDDVPSLVRHIDNIRIWNNVRDLLPNPYTEKDAQEYILMVTEKVGPQVEFAIDIDGRAVGGIGLVPGSDVERISAELGYWLGEEYWGNDIMSKAVKQLVQYTFETLSFSKVFAMVFSSNAASMRVLEKAGFEKEAVLKSALIKNGVIMDFHYYSIIKK
- a CDS encoding agmatine deiminase family protein encodes the protein MGIMVGLPGPGGSGTDLQLNFGLRLNEQIEMRAPHLPAEWYPQSGIQLTWPHAETDWAYMLDEVQECFIKIACEIAKREKLLIVAPEPEEVKSQLSGTVNMDNVIFLQSETNDTWARDHGAITMIDGNSPALLDFTFNGWGLKFASDQDNLITRRAVKAGLLRGRYENRLNFVLEGGSIESDGMGTVLTTSECLLSPNRNGQMNQVEIEEYLRSVFHLQRLLWLDHGYLAGDDTDSHIDTLARFCSPDTIAYVQCTDTTDVHYEALKKMEEQLEAFRTLSGEPYRLLALPMADKIEVDGERLPATYANFLILNGAVLYPTYAQAENDKKAMDVLQEAFPKYEIVGVDCRALIKQHGSLHCVTMQYPMGVL
- a CDS encoding Nif3-like dinuclear metal center hexameric protein, translated to MKIKEIVSALERFAPLPLQDGYDNAGMQIGLTDAEATGALLCLDVTEAVLDEAISLECNLIISHHPLIFKGYKSITGKDYIERCILKAIKNDIAIYSAHTNLDNVQGGVSFKIAEKIGLKNVRILSEKEDGLLKLVTFVPFVQADAVREALFSAGCGCIGDYDSCSFNLEGEGTFRAKEGATPFCGAIGQLHHEGEVRIETILPVFKKEEVTKALIVAHPYEEPAYDFYPLMNVWRQSGAGVVGELDSPETELNFLKRIKKTFEVGCLKHNKLSGREIQKIALCGGSGAFLLKNAIACNADVFITGEMKYHEYFGSESDILIAEIGHYESEQYTKEIFYSIIRDLFPNFTLLFSKVNTNPIKYL